The following DNA comes from Winogradskyella sp. PG-2.
AACTGATTTATTTAAAGCTTTTAAATGTTTTAGTCTATCTGTAGACTTATAAAACTATGCGAAATAACATCTGAAAAATAGATAATTAATAAATAGCATTTTTGACAGAAATTGAATTTATAGAAGAATTAAAACAAAAAAGCACAATGGCTTTCAGTAAGTTGTTAGATGATTTTCAGCAAAAAGTTTTTAGCACTTGTATTTCTTTTTTGCCTAACAAGGAAGATGCTGAGGATATCGCTCAAGAAGTTTTTATTGAGGTTTTTAATTCTATTGATAAGTTTAGAGGGAACTCAAAGCTCTCAACATGGATTTATAGAATAACAACTAATAAATGTTTAGAGTTTATTAGAAAGAAGAATACAAAAAAGCGCTTTGCTTTTTTACAATCTATTTCTGGGACTGCTATTCCCTTTGACAAGACTAATTATTTTACTGAAATAAATCATCCCGGAATTCAATTAGAAAATAAAGAACTAAATATAACCTTGTTTAAAGCTATTAATAGTTTGCCAGAGAGCCAGCGCGTTGTGTTTACATTGCATAAAGTCGATGGAAAGAGTTATCAAGAAATTACAGAGATTACTGACCGTAGTTTATCATCTGTAGAATTTGTAATGTTCAGAGCTAAGAAGAATTTACAGAACAAACTAGAATATTATTACAAAAATGAACATTAGCGCAAGTCTTTATAAACTATAGCATCTAAATCAATAATTATGAAAACTAA
Coding sequences within:
- a CDS encoding RNA polymerase sigma factor, giving the protein MTEIEFIEELKQKSTMAFSKLLDDFQQKVFSTCISFLPNKEDAEDIAQEVFIEVFNSIDKFRGNSKLSTWIYRITTNKCLEFIRKKNTKKRFAFLQSISGTAIPFDKTNYFTEINHPGIQLENKELNITLFKAINSLPESQRVVFTLHKVDGKSYQEITEITDRSLSSVEFVMFRAKKNLQNKLEYYYKNEH